Genomic DNA from Buteo buteo chromosome 21, bButBut1.hap1.1, whole genome shotgun sequence:
GACAAGAGATCCCCAAACTTTTGGTAATAAATGATGATAAAGCAATTTAGTGTTGGTGCTTCAGTGCTGAGGAAGTGAGTAACAGGAGAATTGATAGGTTTAATGTCTTCCACCATTTTGCGTCCTGTTCTAGATTTATCTTTATTTCTGGCTGCTCTGATGCACAACCACACAACATCTGTctttcagagattttaaaacctttacctttctgtgatttttgctGTGACTGGTAAGCTCTCATTAATTGAACTCTGTGTTCTGGAAATCCACTGAGAATATACAAATTAAGTTTTGGGGACAGATGATTACAAAATTCCTGCTACTGCAAAGTCAGAGAAAACCTGTTGTCTCTGAAAAGATAGCATTGATAGTCTTTTAGATGCTTtctcaaaaatataaaaagagggttttttttctgattccgAATAGGCTATATACACTGAAAGCCTGGCCATAAATCAGATAGGTTTCTTATTAAACCCCTTTAAGGCCATAAGTATCTggaagaaacacacaaagttCTCTTGTCATTTCTACATATGTCGTCCTCATGGTTTGCAAATTTCTAAGTGGATTTCTGCCTGACATTCAGTAAACGGACACACCAACCTGGGACTGATACCCCACagtgatcaaaaaaaaaaaaattatggcaTTACCAGAACCACAGTCTGGGGCAATCACTGGTTTTCACTCAGGGAAACTCCTGTTTCCACCTTCTCTGCCCTGCCGGTACCGCTTAATTGAAAGAGTTCATCCTGGCCTGCAAGGAAGGTGCTGAAGTTGAGAAAAGGCAGGTTGGTCCTGGCAGCACTAATCCCACAACTTTTAACTTGTCACTCTGGCACTTCCATTGGTTCTGAGGGAAGCTTTGCTCCCTGAGGATGGTATCACAGACAGTGATGGACATTCAACATTTGAGATGCCACGCGAGTCTGTTCTCCTTTGTCCTTCGATAAGGAGTCCCTTATTTAGCAACGGCAAGTCGCAAGACAGCTCTTATCTCCCGGATGAACCTGCCAGGAGCCAGCTCTGACTTTAAAAGACTTCCAGAGACTTCTCTATCTATGCAAATAGTACCAATCTACATcaactggttttaaaaaaactgatttATTGTGTGGCTGTTGTTTAAATTAGTGGAAGTGTGTATTTAACTTGGTTGTGTTAGACAAACCCAGAAGTCACTAGTAAAGAAGGACTCTTGAATTTCTGGGGATTTTTTCTGGGACAGCTCATTAATGATTTAATGTGAACTCTGTGCTTTGGAGCATGGCACTGGGCACCATAGGGGAACTTGcggtttgttttttaaatgtgggTAAGTCATCTGCATTGAACCCAAGCGTATTTCGTGGAGCTATGAAAAAGTCCCTgccctatttttttccccctctggcTATGAGACGTCATTTCTAAAGCTTGTAAGTCAGACCATCTGTGCGTTTTTTAGTTAGGAAACACTAGTAATCAAATAATCCtattaatggaaaacaaatatcAGACAAAGCCTTTTCAACCTTCAGAGCTTTTATGTGTTCTGTTGTGTTTTCCAAACGCAGTCTGTTCAGAAGATACTGCCATTGCAGGGACCACCTGGCAGCAGATTCTGTGGATTGGGTGGCAGTTTGCAAGACAAGGCAGtggggagaaataaaaataggaaatctcgctgtgtttttcttctgagccTCAGGGAACAGAAGTAATCACTGCACAAATGTCAGGGCACAGCTGAATTTCAGAGTGAGTGTCTGAGTGCTCATCTCAGCCCACACTAAATCTGAAGAGGAGATCGCATCACGGGTTGTTGGTGTGCTTTACGAGCACAGGGAGGCAATGTGTCTCCATCAAACCGGGCGGCTCTTTCCACAACCGAGACTGCAGACGTCATGAACAAGGCAGAACGCATTTCTcccaaaagctgtttttcctcttatttcagTCCCAAGTTTAATCCAGTGTAGAAAACTTTCCATGGACAGTTGTTTGTTAGGCAGTAGAAATCCAACTTGCTTTCTCATTTGGggatttgctgttttctgctctgtggtCTGGAGCATAGAACTATAGCTGTGTTTACCCCTACAGGGAATTACAGTCCCTACTTACTTcggtgagagagagagatgcagaGAACTTGGTGAGACTGAATTTTGCCaccttttctgtcttccttgCATGTGGGTGGAAGGCCAGACAGCTGTGTAAcgtttctcccccccctcccataTCGGAACTGCAAGTAGCACCTATTGTGCTGTGGCTGGGGCTCACCTCCAAGTCCCAAGCAAAGCTGCTGTTGCACACCAAAGCAGAGGTTTAAACAGCTGATGTCCcactcctgctctgctctttttcAAGGCTCTTGTGATATCTTGGTATCTTCAGTAGTTCCCCAGTTACCAGAATCTTCTGATCCAAACCGAATTTCTGATGTTAAAAAATGGTTTTCCCTGTTATGTAGAAACCCTCAGctatctttgcttttcttgctcaAGAACGGCTGTTTCCTCTTACCTGTGCCGATGCTCATCATCTCTCAGCGCAGCAAGCTGAAGGGACAGCCTGAGTGACTGCTCAAGAGCAGAGTttagcattcattttttaaggGGCCAGGCATTGCCGGGGTGGTTCCTCTCCCCCTTAATTTACCTTGGACTGTTCAAGAGTAAACTATTTGCTCCATTATACAAAAAGCATCACTTAGCAGTCAGGGAGACTTCCATGTAATGTTTCTggacagaaagcaagcaggcaCTTGGACAGCATCAGTGTCTCAGGGTCAAATAACGAAGCTGAAATGGCTATCAACTTTGATGACAAGAACTAGAAGGAGCTGTTACTAAAGGTCTCTTCTAGTTTGTCCTCACCTGCAGAGTTCAGTTCAGTTTTCTTGTGCTGTTGGATCCTACACAAAGCCATCCATTGCAAGTCCTGGATCTGCAGAGCCTTGCAAGAGGAATATGTTAAATCTGTATCCTTAAGCTCTGTCTCAGGAAAACAGGCCCTATCTGTGGACTATGACTGCTTCAAATCACCTAAAAATATGGACTGTACATCTCCAAAACACCAACTGCCAGGGAAAGGAGTTTTCTAGCCATAGGGAAGGGAGCAGTTTCTTATTGTTGGAATTGAGATTTTTCAGACCTTCCGGCCAGCCTGTTCAGGGCAGCGGTGATGTTTCCACCTCCGCACTGCCTGGTGCAGGTTCCTGTTCTTCTTCTGCCAGGCGTAGGCCTTGTTCACCACCACTTTGTCACTCTGTACTTCGCCGCTTACAACAAAGACCCCTGCGTGAGTGCCTCTCATGATGTTGTGGACACAGGTAGCATCTATGTCCAGCCActgctggagccgggcggggatTTCAGTTCTGAGGAGCGGGCCGTGCTTCAGGACCTCCACCTTGGAGGGGTCCAGGTCAAAGTCCgagatggtggtggtggtgttcttCCTCAGGATTCGGATTTTCACTGCTGTGGGGGTTGGAAAAAGAGCTGTTAGTTCTGTTTACTTTTCATAGCTCTTACCTACTTAAACACACAGCCAACACAAGgctttcttgctgtttctgtaaCATGCTGATGCATCCATCCAGGCTCTTGTAATTGCAGTGAACTTGTAAAAGTTCTCATTTGAGGTTAGTTTCCAGTACTGAACACAGTTCTTCTCACTCCGCTTTTCTCGTGAGAGTGGCAAAGGCATGTCAGCACCGCTGCATGGGCAGAAACCCTGTAGGAAGCAGGGGCACAAGCAAGTGGATGCATCACTGTCCTGGTGTCGTGCAAATTACTTGACTGTTCTCTGAGCTGGGATTTCAGGAGATGACATGACTGCCACCTGCCCgggatttttaacttttttttttcatgaaggtTGTGTGTCTGAATTCAGGACAGTATCTTGAAAACTTCCTGCCAGCTGATTGAGCAGAGCCAGTGCTGCCACCTGCTTGAGCTAGGAGAGGGAGAGTCACATTACTAGAGCAACAGTATTGAAGTTTGAAATAGCTGACGTGGATTTTGCTACAGGTTTTTATGGGCATTGATTGAAATGTTGGTCTCCAAGGGAAAACCAGAGTAGTGCTTATGTTTAGCAGCCACAGACCAAACCAAATCAGAGCCCACAGAAATAACCTTGGGtgctgcctggagctgggcCCTCCTGCTACCTAACAGGTAAGTTGGGACCTGAAAATCCCTGGGATCTGCTGTAAAAGCTGCAGTTCCTCCAAGTCAGTTTGTTATGGCAAAGCCATTTTCTGTCCACGCCACTACTTGGCTGCTGGAGGGAATGGGAGGAAGAGATGGTGGTACTCACCAAAATCATTGGTGCAGAGGTTTTCCAGGATCTCCCTGGCAGTGCTGACCTCCTCAAGCTCACAGTCCTTGCAGCTGGCTCGGGGCACTACTGCAACAGAGATTTCGTTATAACACCCTTGTCAAGCTTCACTGGAAAAGGCATAATGAAATTTTGAGAGCTGCGAGTGGTGGCTTGCTGTTTCCGAGTGGTGCTTCCTCCTGAGCTACCCAGTCCCTGGAGAAAGAGCTGAGAGTGCCAGGGTGGGAAAATGTTACGCTCTCCTTTCTGCGGGTGGGGCAGACACTGCTTGTCCTGCTTTGTTTAGGCTTGCGTGTGTTGCTGCATGTTtaagcagcagtgaaaatgcTTAATGAAGATCTCCTAGTTTGGATGAAACAGTAAAGCCACTGGTATGGCCAGACTCCATCCAGTGATGCTGAAATGAGGTGTCTGTTCTCCCCTTAACTGCTCTTGAATCTCCCCCAGTGTTCATCAGTATCTGGGTGTTTAATTTAGTCTTTCAgtctttaagatttttttcttgtgtaacTCATGCCTGCAGAGGCTCGTGCCCCTTTGTGGTGTTTCCTAATGTTTCAAGAGAAGGcttgcaaaacatttctttttgcatgtttttaaacCCTGGGCACAGCTGAAAGATCAGGGCTGCAGCTCTTTAGCTCCGCTGGAAGCACGTCTCGCCGCCTGGAGCCTGCACACCACAAGCTCTCATGCTGTGCCTGAGTGTTAGGCTTTTACAGCGAttcctttcccctgccccaaaCCCTGCGTGGTCTGACGGCACCCAGGGAGCTAATGAATCCAGTAGAGAGGGGAACAAGCTGCAGTCAACGTTACGCTAATTTTTTAGACACGACGGAGTTCCCAGAGAGAACAAAACtagaattcagaatttttttttttttaaatatagcttACAACCAGAAATATTAGGAATAGAAACAAGGCATAGGCCCATCCTTTCGAGCTTTCAGTGTTACATATGGAAtaacatgagaagaaaaaaacaacttactTCTCCTGCTCGAGGAATTTTCATCTGTGGACACTGCTGCGATGCACAGTTCATGATCTGCAGGAAACTTGCTGCAGTTCAGGATTTCGGGCCAGGGGTAGCCGTAACAAGCCATGACGGGTGCACAGCTTCTCTTGACGGCTTCACACAGGCTGCGGCAGGGGTAGATgagcctggggaggggatggggattGCAGCACCTCTGGACTGCTCCCGGCAGCAGGCTGAGGGTCGAGCCCTGGCACCGCGCTGCACACTGTAGCGCTAGGAGAGCTGTTTGGGGGTCTTTGATGTCTTTTGAACGTTCACGCCCAGGAAGCAAACAACGGATTTTTGAGGCTGGGAGGGATGAGGGATGAGGCTGTTTGATACAGGCTGCTGCCAGAAgcccttccccccacccagggatCTTCTCTAGTTGTGCAAAGGCTGCCTACCTTTACAGGTGCCTAATTAGATGCCCAATTTCCTTAGCAGCTCTGTACTTTGATGGCTGCACCTCAAGACTGaggatttctctctgctgctggcactgtcAGGCTGAGAAACCCCCTACATGtttggggcaggagctgcaggcggggggctgcaggggaagcgGGAGGTGAAGCCGGTGGGTGCCAGCAGATACTGTGGTGTGTGACGGGGGTGGCCGGGGAAGACGGCAGCAGTGCCTGGGGTGGGAGAGCAAGAAAATCCAGAGGAGGGAACATAAGGTTTCTGCTCCTGCAAGATTAAATGCTCATGTTTCACTTTCAGAGGGAAGGTCCCTGCTGGGTAATCCAGTTGCCCCTTGCCCAGCAGGGCAGCCCGGCTTCTCAGGGACTGTGCTGATCACATTGCACGCGTTTTCTCTTGGGAGGCAAATGCAGTTGCGCTCTTGGGGAGTGTTACTTGCCAGAGCTGAAATAACTTCTAAAAACATCTTACCTGTCCAAGCAGATTGGTGCAaagagggagcagaggaaaatcCTAGCGTCCGGGTGGCACTCCCTGGCCAGCAAGGGCAGCCAGCTGGAAGACTGCTGGATCACTTCTGGCATGGTCTCGTGCTCCAGCAGGTTGGGAATCCTCATCTCGGAGTAGCCGATATCGTAGCACAAGGCCATGTGGTGTGGAATGGGTGTGCAGCTGGAGGATCTCCTCAGGTAGCTCGCCCAGGCTCCTGGAgagccccagagcagcaggCGCACCAGGAGACCCAGCAGCCATGGGCTGCCCGACCTTGAGGGGTGCCTGCGGTGGGCCGTGACCATGCTCAGAGCAAGCTGGGAGCAGGCGAACGGGCAGCACACCCTGGACTGAGCTGCTCCTGACTGTGGGACGCCTTTTATAGCCTATGAGCCACCTCTCTGTCAATCCATCCTCATTAAGTGCGGCCCTTTCAGAGCCCTCATGGGGAAGACAATGCTCCAATTTTCATTTGCCAGCGGCCCCGATTGTTTGGATTTTAGCAGGGGTTTGGCTTAGATCAGCAGGTGTGGAAATGAGGGCAGTTGGGGAGGGATGAATGACTTGGCCCATGTGTCTTGGGGCTCTTTCAGCCAAGATTGAATCTCTGTTTGACACCAGTGCTCCAACCCATCCCCTTTCTCTTGCTCCAGGATTAGTCATTATTTCATAAACCccaatgttttcctctcttttgttttttgtaaAAGCAATCAAGTGTTGCTCAAAGTCAATTAGGAGGCATTTGTTTAGCTGGATCTATTGTTGAGGAGGCAGGGAGATAGGATGGTTTCACAGCCAGAAGTTAACCGTTTCAGAGAGCTGAGGGCAGAGAGGAACTAATTTGTAGCTGTGGAGCCAGGTTGTTTGCAGATGAGATTGGCAGCGCTTAGCTGGAAACCCCCTCACCTTGCAACCTGCGTGACAGAGCGTGCTTTCCGGTTAACAGAATTTTTACTTCATTACAAAGTCCCGTTACTACCACTGAAGAGCAGGATTGTCCTTCCTCCAGCACGTAATTAAGATTCCAGAAGCCATCGTTATTGTAGCCCAGTTTGGGGAACTGGAAATACTGGGGGCGTTGCTTGCCAGCACGCAGTTCATTCGGACGTGGTGCCGTGCCATGAGGTTCAAACCAGCCAGCGGAAGCTCCAGCGCTGAAGCATCCTCTGGCACAAGGAccctgtgctgcctgtggcGGAAATTGTTTCCTCGGAGGGTGTTACGGATACAGCCGGCTGCATTGTGTTGCTGGGGCTTCCCAGGAACATCTCATTTTCTACAGAGCTAGTTCTGGTCTGTACTTAGCAAGAAGCCAAGTGCGTATTGACAGTTTGAGTTGATAGGGTTGATTTAAGGTCATGGAagtaattaactttttttttccccctttgaggATTGCTGCTGTAGTGGAGATAAAATGTGTCCTTGGCACATTCTTGCAGGAGCTCTAGGGGGCTGCAATTTGAAGAGCAGGACCTTGGGCCTAGGAGCACTTAAACCTGTCCTGCTttggtggtttttcttttcctcttcaaaagTCTCAGCAGCTGATCCCTGAAGAGCTGATCTCTGCAAGATCCCTGTAGCAGTGACAGACATCAGCCAGAAGGATCTTCTCAACCTGCTGGGCCACGATGTAACTGTGCTGTGGAATGGGACCTCGCCAGTGCTTTACAAGTGTGTGCCCAGTGCACCATGCAGTTAGAAATCTCTTAGCGTCATCAGTGGATTTCTCTGCAGTTAAATTTGCTTGGGATCCTGGTATTGCCTGATTGCTGCTGGTGGtgtgctgcaaaggaaagctgGTAATACCAGGATGCTACCTGGGTAGGGAGCGTGGCATCCACCATGCACAGTGTCTTCCCCTTTAATGTTGCATTTGAAGACCATTTTTAGTGGGGGACCAAGGGAATGAGTGGGAATAAGTCTGAAAGTTGTCTCTTTGCT
This window encodes:
- the LOC142042906 gene encoding secreted frizzled-related protein 5-like isoform X1, giving the protein MVTAHRRHPSRSGSPWLLGLLVRLLLWGSPGAWASYLRRSSSCTPIPHHMALCYDIGYSEMRIPNLLEHETMPEVIQQSSSWLPLLARECHPDARIFLCSLFAPICLDRLIYPCRSLCEAVKRSCAPVMACYGYPWPEILNCSKFPADHELCIAAVSTDENSSSRRIVPRASCKDCELEEVSTAREILENLCTNDFAVKIRILRKNTTTTISDFDLDPSKVEVLKHGPLLRTEIPARLQQWLDIDATCVHNIMRGTHAGVFVVSGEVQSDKVVVNKAYAWQKKNRNLHQAVRRWKHHRCPEQAGRKV
- the LOC142042906 gene encoding secreted frizzled-related protein 5-like isoform X2, with protein sequence MVTAHRRHPSRSGSPWLLGLLVRLLLWGSPGAWASYLRRSSSCTPIPHHMALCYDIGYSEMRIPNLLEHETMPEVIQQSSSWLPLLARECHPDARIFLCSLFAPICLDRLIYPCRSLCEAVKRSCAPVMACYGYPWPEILNCSKFPADHELCIAAVSTDENSSSRRMPRASCKDCELEEVSTAREILENLCTNDFAVKIRILRKNTTTTISDFDLDPSKVEVLKHGPLLRTEIPARLQQWLDIDATCVHNIMRGTHAGVFVVSGEVQSDKVVVNKAYAWQKKNRNLHQAVRRWKHHRCPEQAGRKV